The Vagococcus penaei genome includes the window CTAGTTGGTGGGATTGGCGTGATGAATATTATGTACGTGTCAGTCTCTGAACGTAAGCGGGAAATAGGTATTCGTCGAGCAATTGGTGCAAAACCATCCAATATTCTTGCTCAATTCTTGCTAGAAGCAGCCTTCATCACTCTTTTAGGTGGGATTATTGGTATTGGCTTAGGCTGGGGATTTGCGTCACTCATTAGTGCTGTCACACCAATTAAAGCCGTCGTTAGTCCATCAATGGCGCTAACTTCGGCAGCGATTTCGGCAGGGATTGGATTATTCTTTGGTGTCATTCCAGCGATTAATGCTGCGAAAATGGATCCAATTAAAGCAATTTATCAATAAAAAATAATTAATATAAAAAATAGCTGTAGACAAATAATGTCTGCAGCTATTTTTTATATATGAAACAGTTTAATCAGAATTAGGGCTGATAAGACTTGTAGTACACCAACTGATAAACCAAAAAGTAAAAAACGCTTGCCTTCTTTAAAAAATTTACTAAAATCTAAGCGTAATCCAATGGCAGCTAGAGCAGTAATTTCAAACCAGCTACTAATGTTATGAGAGATATCTCCGATGATTGTTGGTATGCTAATAAAACTGTTAAGAAAGCAACAAATTAAGAAACCTAAGACATACCAAGGTAAAGGAAGTCTCTTTTTAGGTTTTTTCGCTACTTTTTGTTCGGCAACAGCTAAGTCATGTTCGGTTAATTTGCCAAAAATAAAGACGACAGCAACTAACATAATAATTCGCATAATTTTAAAAAGAGTTGCATACGTGACAACATCTTGACTAACCATATTAGCACTAGCGATTACTTGTCCAACTGATTGAAGTATCCCACCAATTAAAGCACTCTGTGCGATAGTTTCACCAGGATAAACTTGAACAACAAGTAGTGGAAGAGTTAGCATGAGGATGGTTCCTAATAAATTAACTAACGTGATAATTTGGCCTTTTTCTTCTTCATTGGCGTGAATCTCAGGAGCAATCGCACCTATCGCAGATGAGCCACAAACTGCGTTACCTCCTGCCATAAGTAAGGTCATTTTTTTCGAAAAATTTAACTTTCTACCAATAAAATAAACTCCCGTAATTGTTGCTGTCATTTGTAAAATAATATAGCCAATTCCATTTAATCCCAGTGATGAAATAGTTTGAAAAGTGACAGTCATACCTAGCAGAACAACGGACCATTCTAAAAGCTTACTTTCTGCTAATTTAGTTCCTTTACTTAAAAAACTTTGTTTAAAAATTGTATTACCTAGTAGAATTCCTAACAAAATGGAAATTGTCGCTGCACCAAGAGTCGGTAAAAAAATCGCGATTCCTTTACTAATCCAAGCGACGATAAAGGATAATAGCAGTCCAGGGAAAATAGATTGTTTCAGTTGAGTCATAAACATCACACTTTCTAAAATAGTTATTACATTAAGTATAGCGAGTTTCGTTCTATTTGAAAAATTAATTATTTGCATATATACTATAAATAATTAAAATGTTTTAAGGAGGATATCATGTTTAAGTTATTACACACCTTTAGAGTGGCTTATGACATGCGAAATTTTTCGCAAACAGCAGAAGCGTTATTTATGTCCCAACCAGCAGTATCTAATCAGATGAAACAATTAGAAAATCAGTTACAGTGTGTTTTATTTAAGCGTGTAGGAAAACAAGAAATGCGCCCGACAAAAGCTGCCGATATCTTATATGAACGATTACTCGACTTGTCCGATGATTGGCATGCCACATTACGTTTGATTCAAGGCCAGGAAATGGAGACAATCGTTTGTCGTATGAGTGCCTCACATACTTTTGCGAGCTATTATCTCCCCGAATTACTCCCAAAATTAGTCGATGCTTTTCCAACGGTTAAGTTTGAGTTAGAGATGGGAAATTCAGAAGATGTTTTAACAAGCGTTAAGCGTCATGAAGTCCATTTTGGTTTTATTGAAAAGCCTTTACAAACAACTGGCATTGAACGAATTCCACTAACAGAAGATGAATTGGTATTAGCTGGTGACCTAGAGAGTGAATTATGGTTAATTCGAGAAAAAACTTCAGGTGTGTATCATTACACAGCACGCTATTTTGTTGAGCATAATTTAAATCCTAATTATTTATTAGTTGAAAACAACGATATGATTGTCCGACTTTTAGAACAAGGTTTAGGAAAAAGTTTGATTTCTAAAAAAGCGGTGAACGATGAAATAGATTTTGAGCGACTTAATCAAAACTATCAGCGCTGGTTTTATTTAATTAAAGGCAATCATTTGTCAGAAGAGATATACGATGAAATTGCTAATCAAATTGCTGCTTTCTATAAATAGACAAAAACAAGTTGGAAACTATGTAGTCTCCACCTTGCTATAAATTTTATTCTTAATAAGATGCTCGTATGCCACCAATTAACTTAGGGCGTGATCCGAGCGCAGTTACATGGGCTTCACCGAGTTTGTTTAGTTGTGGACGAATTGGGATTTGGACATGTTTGATATGCATCCCAATATTAGTATCGCCAATGTCAAGCCCGCCCTTAGCGATAATATGTTCAAGTTGGACAGGTTGCTGCATGATTTGATGAGCAGCCGTTGCACAAGCACCACCAGCATTTAAGATTGGGACAACGGATACAATATCAAATGGTTGTTCTTTCGCGGTCTCTAATTCAACTGTTAATGAGCGATTAATATGTTCGCAACCTTGGACAGCAAGTTTGATTTGGCGTTCATTCAATAAGTCGTATAGGGTTGTCACAATTAAGTGCCCAATATCGGCGCTTGTTGCTTTGCCAATATGTTGACCTAAAATTTCACTCGAACTACAGCCGAGAACAAAAGTATCTCCTGGTCGCATATGAGCTTGTTCCAAAACGTCTAATGTTATAGTTGTTAAATCAGTGATTAATTGTTTATTAGATAACATCGTGTCACATTCTTTCTTTGAATTTGTCATGTTGTTAGTATAGCATAAACCACCTTAAATTTTCGCATTACAGGGATTTTTCATGTACACTATAAGTAATAAATGAAGGGAAGTGTTTGGTTCAATGACAAAATCAATTATTGCAGTATCAGATGGTATTCCTAGTGAACAAGTGCAAAAAATTAAAGAATTAGTTGGAGATCGTTTTATTGTCCAATATGTCGGGGATTTATCGTTAGGCGATTATTCAAGCATTGAAATCATGTATGGTTGGTCTAGCGAATTAGGACAAGCTGTATTTGATTTACCTAATTGTAGATTAAAGTGGATTCAAGCGGAATCAGCGGGTGTTAATCATATCAATCAACAAAAATTAGTTGAACGTAATTGTTTACTATCAAGTGCAAGTGGCATTCATGGTCATCAAATGAGTGAATCCATTTTAGGAATGATTTTTGCTTATACGCGTCAATTAAAAACCAGTATTTTAAATCAAGAAAAACATCGGTGGGTGAATCCATTATCAACGACCGATTTAGTTGATAAACGCGTGATGATTATCGGAACGGGTAAGATAGGGCAAACATTAGCGAATATATTACAGCCATTCAAAGCCAAAGTGATTGGTGTTAACCGTCAAGGACATGATTATCCTGGTTTTGATGAAATTATTCAACAAAAAAACTTGTTAGATAACCTTTCTGATTGTGATATTATCGTATCGTTATTACCTGAAACACCAGCAACAGTTAATTTATACAATCAAACATTCTTTAACCGTGTTAAACCTGGTGTGATTTTTATTAATGCGGGTCGTGGAAGTGCAGTGAATGAATTGGATTTAATTCATGCCTGTCAAAAGGGACAAGTTGCATTTGCTGGGTTAGATGTGACTCAAAGTGAGCCACTACCAGAAGATAGTCCATTATGGGATGAGGCGAATATTTTAGTTGTGCCACATTTATCTGGTTCAACTGACCAATATTATCATCGTTTATGGCCTATTTTTGAGGAAAACCTACAAATGTATTTGACTGAAAAAGAGATTAATGTTAATAAAATTAATCTGGATAATGGGTATTAATAAGCAAATAAGCAAAAACAGCATCGAGTCATGGACCCGTGCTGTTTTTTATTTATTATAAGAATTTTACACAAACAACTTCTGGTGCATAGATGTCTTTTTCAATTAATGCTAGTCGACCTGTATCTGCTTGACGTGCAAAAAGTGTTAAGTTATCAGTATTTTGATTTGCTACAACAACATGTTTTTCATCGGGAGTTAAATCAAAATCACGCGGAAAGTCACCTTCAACTGAAATATGTTGGATTAAAGTGAGTGTTTGTCCATCGTTGCTTGTTTCAAAAACGGCTAAAGAATTATGTCCTCGATTTGATGCATAAACAAAGCGTCCATCTTTAGAGACACGAATTGCTGCACCACCATTAAAGTCTTTGTAATCATCAGGTAATGTCGAGATTGTTTGTAGTTGAGTAAAATTACCAGTTTCTTGATCGTAATGTAAAACAAAAACATCACTAGATAATTCACCAAATAAATAAGCAATATGACCATTTGGATGGAAAACCAAGTGACGTGGACCAGAAGCAGCTGGTGCTGTAAATGCTGCAATTTCAGTCAATTGTCCATTATCAGAAACGTCATAAGTATAAACAGTATCATTTCCTAGATCACAGACCGCTAAGCGATTGTCGGGAGTTAAATCAGCATAGTGTGCATGTGCTCGGTCTTGATTTTCATGTGGTCCGTTACCTTCATGATTAACCGAGTCAGCTAATTCCACACCACCGTCTTCTAGAATACGATAGCTTGTTAAAATCCCTTGATGATAGTTTGCACCGTAGATTAATTGGCGAGTTGAATCAATAGCTACATAGCATGGCGGTGCACCAACAGTTGTCACTTTATTGATGAATGAATAGCTACCATCCTTCAGTTTACGATAGGCAGAAACGCCACCCTGATCACCATCTTTTGTCACACTGTATAAAAATTCTTTGTTTGTGTCTAAGTAAGTCGGATTATCTTCGCTAATTAATAGTGATAGGTCTTGTAGATGATTATCGGCTAAGTTAATCGTATAAATTCCTTCACTATCTCTTCTAGTATAGGTTCCAAGTAAAATAGTTAATGACATATAAACACCCCTTCAATTTTTATTAAATCACCTAATTATAACATATTCAATTTTGTTAAGAAAGAAAGTCACAATCTAGTGTCTCGTAAGATTGTATGACGAGTATTAAGAAAATTTATGGTATAATGAAGTTAATTCAAGATAATAATAGAGGAGTTTTAGTATGATTAAATCTGTTGTAAAAAATATTGGGCCACAGGCGCTAAGTCCCGAAGATAATTTAATTGTGTTATTTAATACAGACGCTACCCCAGGACTTTCTGAGTGTTGTGTTCTCCAAGAGGTTGATGGTCAACCAACGTTTAATCTTCACGTTGGAGACACAATTAGTTTTGATGATCAAGTTTATACGATTCAAACAATGGGGCCTTTAGCTAACAAGCATCTGAACGAAATGGCACATGTATCTGTAATGTTTAAAGAGGCACCAAAGGAAAATCAAATTGCTAATGCATTATATGTGACACCTCACCATTTCCCAACGATTCATGAAGGGACTACTATTACATATTCATAGATTGGGAGGATTGCTATGTCAACAGAAGAAAAACATGAAGAATTAAAAACTTGGTTTGCTAGATGGTTTTTAAATAATAAATTTGTCACTAGCTTACTTATTATTTTATTATGTTTACTGATTATTTTTACTTTTCAAAAAGTTGAATTTTTTTTCAGACCGATTGCGCAATTTTTAGGTATTGTTGGTTTGCCCCTAATTATTTCGGGACTGTTATATTACTTATTGAACCCGATAGTCGATTTTATGGAGCGCAAAGGTATTAACCGTGTCTTAACAATTGCTGTTTTATTCGTCTTAATTATTGGACTGATCGTGTGGGGAGTAATTATCGTTGTTCCTAAAATTCAAGCACAAACACATAGCTTTATTACAAATTGGCCAGATTATTGGCAGACCATTGAATCAAAATCAGCTGACTTATTAAACATGCCAATCCTCGAAAAATACGGTGCACCACTTGAAAAAGCATTAACTGAATTGACTGATTCTGTTAGTAAATTTACAAGTAGTATCGCAAAATTTTTATCGGGTAACGCCTTTAAAGGTATTGGCAATATCGTAGGGGCAGTTGCTGATATTGTTGTAGTTGTTATTACCGTCCCGTTTGTTTTATTTTATTTGTTGAAAGATGGCAAAAATTTAATGCCTTATACGACTAAGTTCTTACCAATTAAAATGCGTCAACCAACAGTTAGCGTACTAAAAGATATTAATGAAAAATTATCATCATATGTTCGTGGTCAAGTAACGGTGGCTTTTGCGGTATCGATTATTTTTATGTTAGGGCTATCGATTATTGGTTTAGAATATAGTGTTACTCTAGGTGTATTAGCTGGGGTTCTTAACTTAATCCCATTTTTAGGCTCTGCTTTGGCCATGATTCCGATTGTTATCTTGGCGATGGTTAATGGACCTAAGATGTTGATTGCTGTCATTATTGTTTTTATCATTGAACAAACATTGGAAGGCAAAGTCGTCTCACCGTTAGTTTTAGGAAATCAGTTAAATATTCACCCTCTGACAATTATCTTTGTCTTATTAACGGCGGGTAAGCTGTTTGGCTTACTGGGTGTTGTATTAGGGATTCCTGGTTACGCTGCGATTAAAGTGGTTGTTAGTCATGCGTTTATTTGGTATCAAGAAGTCTCTGGTCTATATGAACCTGATGATGTGATTAGCTTAAAGAAAGAAGATAAATAACAAAAGCACTTGTTTTGCCAGTATCGAATGGTCTTCGGTTACTAGCATACAAGTGCTTTTTGGATTCTATTAAAAATTTTTAGCAGCTTCACGTGCATCAGCTAATGCTTGGCTTAGAATAGCTTCACGTTGCTCTGGATGATGATCAATTCCTTCAATAAATAGTGTGCCTGTATCAGTAACACCTACAAAGTTTAAAATATTTTTTAGGTATTGAGCAGATAGGTCTTGTCCAGCATAAATCCCACCACTTGATTGAATGTGGAAAAATGTCTTGTTTTCTGTTAATGGTACGGGACCAGTTTCAGTATATTTAAAGGTTTTTCCAGCAACGTTGATCGTATCAATCCATGCTTTTAAACGTGTTGGAATGTTTAAATTCCATAAAGGATTCGCGATGACAATTTTATCATGCGCTAAAAATTGCTCAGTTAA containing:
- a CDS encoding AI-2E family transporter — encoded protein: MSTEEKHEELKTWFARWFLNNKFVTSLLIILLCLLIIFTFQKVEFFFRPIAQFLGIVGLPLIISGLLYYLLNPIVDFMERKGINRVLTIAVLFVLIIGLIVWGVIIVVPKIQAQTHSFITNWPDYWQTIESKSADLLNMPILEKYGAPLEKALTELTDSVSKFTSSIAKFLSGNAFKGIGNIVGAVADIVVVVITVPFVLFYLLKDGKNLMPYTTKFLPIKMRQPTVSVLKDINEKLSSYVRGQVTVAFAVSIIFMLGLSIIGLEYSVTLGVLAGVLNLIPFLGSALAMIPIVILAMVNGPKMLIAVIIVFIIEQTLEGKVVSPLVLGNQLNIHPLTIIFVLLTAGKLFGLLGVVLGIPGYAAIKVVVSHAFIWYQEVSGLYEPDDVISLKKEDK
- a CDS encoding PTS glucitol/sorbitol transporter subunit IIA, coding for MIKSVVKNIGPQALSPEDNLIVLFNTDATPGLSECCVLQEVDGQPTFNLHVGDTISFDDQVYTIQTMGPLANKHLNEMAHVSVMFKEAPKENQIANALYVTPHHFPTIHEGTTITYS
- a CDS encoding TIGR01440 family protein, producing the protein MLSNKQLITDLTTITLDVLEQAHMRPGDTFVLGCSSSEILGQHIGKATSADIGHLIVTTLYDLLNERQIKLAVQGCEHINRSLTVELETAKEQPFDIVSVVPILNAGGACATAAHQIMQQPVQLEHIIAKGGLDIGDTNIGMHIKHVQIPIRPQLNKLGEAHVTALGSRPKLIGGIRASY
- a CDS encoding YeiH family protein, with protein sequence MTQLKQSIFPGLLLSFIVAWISKGIAIFLPTLGAATISILLGILLGNTIFKQSFLSKGTKLAESKLLEWSVVLLGMTVTFQTISSLGLNGIGYIILQMTATITGVYFIGRKLNFSKKMTLLMAGGNAVCGSSAIGAIAPEIHANEEEKGQIITLVNLLGTILMLTLPLLVVQVYPGETIAQSALIGGILQSVGQVIASANMVSQDVVTYATLFKIMRIIMLVAVVFIFGKLTEHDLAVAEQKVAKKPKKRLPLPWYVLGFLICCFLNSFISIPTIIGDISHNISSWFEITALAAIGLRLDFSKFFKEGKRFLLFGLSVGVLQVLSALILIKLFHI
- a CDS encoding lactonase family protein; its protein translation is MSLTILLGTYTRRDSEGIYTINLADNHLQDLSLLISEDNPTYLDTNKEFLYSVTKDGDQGGVSAYRKLKDGSYSFINKVTTVGAPPCYVAIDSTRQLIYGANYHQGILTSYRILEDGGVELADSVNHEGNGPHENQDRAHAHYADLTPDNRLAVCDLGNDTVYTYDVSDNGQLTEIAAFTAPAASGPRHLVFHPNGHIAYLFGELSSDVFVLHYDQETGNFTQLQTISTLPDDYKDFNGGAAIRVSKDGRFVYASNRGHNSLAVFETSNDGQTLTLIQHISVEGDFPRDFDLTPDEKHVVVANQNTDNLTLFARQADTGRLALIEKDIYAPEVVCVKFL
- a CDS encoding FMN-dependent NADH-azoreductase; this translates as MSNLLVVKAHPLSSAESKSLMALEAFIDSYRTENPTDTITVLDLYDEFIPEIDRDMLLGWSSAAQGNDLTEEQANKIARFSELTEQFLAHDKIVIANPLWNLNIPTRLKAWIDTINVAGKTFKYTETGPVPLTENKTFFHIQSSGGIYAGQDLSAQYLKNILNFVGVTDTGTLFIEGIDHHPEQREAILSQALADAREAAKNF
- a CDS encoding NAD(P)-dependent oxidoreductase, translated to MTKSIIAVSDGIPSEQVQKIKELVGDRFIVQYVGDLSLGDYSSIEIMYGWSSELGQAVFDLPNCRLKWIQAESAGVNHINQQKLVERNCLLSSASGIHGHQMSESILGMIFAYTRQLKTSILNQEKHRWVNPLSTTDLVDKRVMIIGTGKIGQTLANILQPFKAKVIGVNRQGHDYPGFDEIIQQKNLLDNLSDCDIIVSLLPETPATVNLYNQTFFNRVKPGVIFINAGRGSAVNELDLIHACQKGQVAFAGLDVTQSEPLPEDSPLWDEANILVVPHLSGSTDQYYHRLWPIFEENLQMYLTEKEINVNKINLDNGY
- a CDS encoding LysR family transcriptional regulator, with amino-acid sequence MFKLLHTFRVAYDMRNFSQTAEALFMSQPAVSNQMKQLENQLQCVLFKRVGKQEMRPTKAADILYERLLDLSDDWHATLRLIQGQEMETIVCRMSASHTFASYYLPELLPKLVDAFPTVKFELEMGNSEDVLTSVKRHEVHFGFIEKPLQTTGIERIPLTEDELVLAGDLESELWLIREKTSGVYHYTARYFVEHNLNPNYLLVENNDMIVRLLEQGLGKSLISKKAVNDEIDFERLNQNYQRWFYLIKGNHLSEEIYDEIANQIAAFYK